In Pantoea agglomerans, the genomic stretch CCAACGCGGTTAACGGCGAGCTGTCGGAAGATGACATTCACCTCTTTCCGCTGCTGCGCTCGCTGACGCTGGTGGCTGGCATCGACTGGCCGAGCCGCGTCGCCGACTACCGCGACAATATGGCCAAGCAGACGCAGGTGAACCTGCTCTCCTCTATCGCCCTTTGACGCGTTCAGATGAGAAGCGCGCTGGCGTTTCTCATCGCCTTCTTAATGACACCTCATCCGCATTCAGGCACCCTATGCGCTGCATTAGCATCACTACGGATGAGGATAAAATGAGAAAGGCATTTCTGGGGCTGACGGCCCTGTTTTTCGCCGTGCTGGTTAGCGGCTGCAATCAGCTTACCCAGTACACCATCAGCGAGCAGGAAGTGAATCAGGCGCTGGCGAAACACAACAATTATGAGAAAGATATCGGCGTCGCCGGGCTGGTGAACGCCCATATCCTGCTGACCGATCTTAACAGCCAGATTGGCCGCGAGGAGCCAGACCGCGTCACGGTGACCGGCAAGGCAAAAATCAACGTCACGTCACTGTTTGGCCCGCAGCAAGCGGATATGCAGCTGAAGATGAAGGCGCAGCCGGTCTTTGACGCGCAGCAGGGCGCCATCTTTCTGCGCGATCTGGAGATCGTCGACGCGCAGGTGC encodes the following:
- a CDS encoding lipoprotein → MRKAFLGLTALFFAVLVSGCNQLTQYTISEQEVNQALAKHNNYEKDIGVAGLVNAHILLTDLNSQIGREEPDRVTVTGKAKINVTSLFGPQQADMQLKMKAQPVFDAQQGAIFLRDLEIVDAQVQPEKMAAVMKSLTPYLNQSLKSYFNQKPAYVLSVDRSKGEALAKKFAKGLKVEPGQLVIPFTQ